In one Burkholderiales bacterium GJ-E10 genomic region, the following are encoded:
- a CDS encoding glycosyltransferase, CESA-like subfamily — MLDAIAVLLLAFQVAVFIYFLVLNLGYTMVTSYAFREVEAGASAVGDLDTLRRRMRDANVRPISVVVPAYNEQATITSTVTSILNAEYPEHEVIVVDDGSVDGTLMTLIDAYKAYPVERSVRRVFPHKTIEKIYLSSIHPNLWILEKENGGKADALNAGMEYARFPLVCTIDADSILVLAPAVFRERCSAIVREV, encoded by the coding sequence ATGCTTGACGCAATCGCAGTTCTTCTACTGGCATTCCAGGTTGCGGTGTTCATCTATTTTCTTGTGCTCAACCTTGGGTACACGATGGTGACGTCGTATGCGTTCCGAGAAGTCGAGGCGGGCGCATCGGCGGTCGGCGACCTGGACACCCTGCGCAGGCGAATGCGGGATGCAAATGTGCGGCCGATCTCGGTGGTCGTCCCGGCATACAACGAACAGGCGACGATTACATCTACGGTCACGTCGATTCTGAATGCCGAGTATCCGGAGCATGAGGTCATCGTCGTCGATGACGGCTCTGTTGACGGAACGCTGATGACCTTGATCGATGCCTACAAGGCGTACCCGGTCGAGCGCTCCGTTCGAAGGGTTTTTCCGCACAAGACGATTGAGAAGATCTATCTATCCAGCATTCATCCCAATCTCTGGATCCTCGAGAAGGAAAATGGCGGCAAGGCCGATGCGCTCAACGCAGGTATGGAATATGCGCGCTTTCCGCTCGTTTGCACGATCGACGCCGATTCGATCCTGGTGTTAGCGCCCGCGGTATTTCGCGAGCGATGTTCCGCGATAGTTCGCGAGGTTTGA
- a CDS encoding type II secretory pathway, component ExeA (predicted ATPase): MYLAHFGFTHYPFERALAPDELFGAVALREAQARLQHLVELRGIGLITGEVGSGKTTACRHLASALHPGLYRLFYVTLSTGNVLDMYKSIAWQLGLPIERNRACAYRAIQAEVLRMTSEARQHPVLVIDEAQHLRNDVLEDLRLLTNYAMDSERRLTLLFVGLTELRRRLSMAVHESLEQRIVVRYHLNGFSREELPAYLTHRLQLAGSTLPLFDPAATEALYQASQGLPRRVNRAAHYALSAAALAKSQQVSTEHVQTALEEFRP, translated from the coding sequence ATGTATCTGGCCCACTTCGGCTTCACCCACTATCCCTTCGAGCGCGCGCTCGCCCCCGACGAGCTCTTCGGCGCCGTGGCGCTGCGCGAGGCCCAGGCACGGCTGCAGCACCTCGTCGAGCTGCGCGGCATCGGCCTGATCACCGGCGAAGTCGGCAGCGGCAAGACCACCGCCTGCCGGCACCTCGCCTCGGCCCTGCACCCAGGGCTCTATCGCCTGTTCTACGTCACGCTCTCGACCGGCAACGTGCTCGACATGTACAAGTCGATCGCCTGGCAGCTCGGCCTGCCCATCGAGCGCAACCGTGCCTGCGCCTACCGCGCGATCCAGGCCGAGGTCCTGCGCATGACCTCCGAAGCGCGCCAGCACCCCGTCCTGGTGATCGACGAGGCGCAGCACCTGCGCAACGACGTGCTCGAAGACCTGCGCCTGCTGACCAACTACGCGATGGATTCCGAGCGCCGCTTGACGCTGCTGTTCGTCGGTCTGACCGAGCTGCGTCGCCGCCTCTCGATGGCGGTGCACGAATCGCTCGAGCAGCGCATCGTCGTGCGCTACCACCTCAACGGCTTCTCCCGTGAAGAGCTCCCCGCCTACCTGACCCACCGCCTGCAACTCGCCGGCAGCACACTGCCGCTGTTCGACCCCGCCGCCACCGAGGCCCTCTACCAAGCCTCCCAGGGACTGCCGCGCCGCGTCAACCGCGCCGCCCACTACGCCCTGTCCGCCGCCGCCCTGGCTAAATCCCAGCAGGTCAGCACCGAGCACGTCCAAACCGCTCTCGAGGAGTTCCGGCCATGA
- a CDS encoding Mu transposase/integrase: protein MSEPDPGRAVALFRYGLIADLIHRPPAMPGLYALLARKAEQSYVIPGTTRTRVATETLRDWLQSYRRGGFDALVPKPRSDRGQSRALPQAVADALLSLKDEQPGLSIPLLIDTLRKQGAIGPEQDVPRTTVHRLLSRAGLMHKGAEQPTDQDRRRFAYAQPGQLWMSDVMHGPTVSVGASRRKTYLIAFIDDATRVVPYCAFALSENTAAFLPVFKQALMRRSIPQRLFVDNGANYRSQHLALVCAKLGVALIHARPYQPAGKGKQERWFRTVRSQLLSRLSAEDTASLDALNRRLWAWVEGEYHRTPHRGLDGQTPLERWAQCAEHLRAPDPRLDLDDLFLFEAKRRVHRDRTVSLNGTVFEVDASLVNETVTLRFDPAAPAGRGIEVWHNSVFIHRAKPVDAYANCFVRRNRPSRTLEAQAQPGSQPTPGLALRRLLTDKPDEESR, encoded by the coding sequence ATGTCCGAGCCCGATCCCGGCCGGGCCGTGGCGCTGTTTCGCTACGGCCTGATCGCCGACCTCATCCACCGTCCGCCCGCCATGCCGGGCCTGTACGCGCTGCTCGCCCGCAAGGCCGAACAGTCCTACGTCATCCCGGGAACCACGCGCACCCGGGTGGCGACCGAGACCTTGCGCGACTGGTTGCAGTCGTACCGGCGCGGCGGCTTCGACGCGCTGGTGCCCAAGCCGCGATCCGACCGCGGCCAATCCCGTGCGCTGCCCCAGGCCGTGGCCGACGCGCTGCTCAGCCTCAAGGACGAGCAGCCCGGGCTGTCGATCCCGCTGCTCATCGACACCCTGCGCAAGCAAGGCGCGATCGGACCCGAGCAGGACGTGCCCAGGACCACCGTGCACCGCCTGCTCAGCCGTGCCGGCCTGATGCACAAGGGCGCCGAGCAACCCACCGACCAGGATCGCCGGCGCTTCGCATACGCGCAGCCCGGTCAGCTGTGGATGAGCGACGTCATGCACGGCCCGACGGTGAGCGTCGGCGCAAGCCGCCGCAAGACCTACCTGATCGCGTTCATCGACGATGCCACCCGCGTCGTGCCGTACTGCGCCTTCGCCCTGTCGGAGAACACGGCCGCGTTCCTGCCCGTGTTCAAGCAGGCCCTGATGCGCCGCTCGATCCCCCAGCGCCTGTTCGTCGATAACGGCGCCAACTACCGCTCGCAGCACCTCGCGCTCGTCTGCGCCAAGCTGGGCGTTGCGCTGATCCACGCCCGCCCTTACCAGCCTGCGGGCAAGGGCAAGCAGGAACGCTGGTTCCGTACCGTACGCTCCCAACTGCTCTCGCGCCTCAGCGCCGAGGACACCGCCAGTCTCGATGCGCTCAACCGCCGTCTGTGGGCCTGGGTCGAGGGCGAGTATCACCGCACCCCGCACCGCGGACTCGATGGACAGACTCCGCTCGAGCGCTGGGCCCAGTGCGCCGAGCACCTGCGCGCACCCGACCCGCGCCTCGATCTCGATGACCTGTTCCTCTTCGAGGCCAAGCGGCGCGTGCACCGCGATCGCACGGTCAGCCTCAACGGCACCGTCTTCGAGGTCGATGCCTCGCTCGTCAACGAGACCGTCACCCTGCGCTTCGACCCGGCCGCCCCCGCCGGCCGCGGCATCGAGGTCTGGCACAACAGCGTCTTCATCCACCGCGCCAAGCCGGTCGATGCCTACGCCAACTGCTTCGTGCGCCGCAATCGGCCTTCCCGCACTCTGGAGGCCCAGGCCCAGCCCGGATCGCAGCCCACCCCCGGCCTGGCGCTGCGCAGGCTGCTGACCGATAAACCCGATGAGGAGTCGCGCTGA
- a CDS encoding glycosyltransferase, CESA-like subfamily produces the protein MRLGQKFLLNKRLVAVGGAVRVLNGCRVEDARVQEVRAPKRLIECVQAAEYMRSFFVGRLGWHRVDSLLIISGAFGVFRKDLMAAVGGYRKTVGEDMDVVIRLHRHCVDHGIAYDVGFVPEPVCWTQVPSDIRSLLQQRNRWQRGLVDCLWHNRDMFLNPRYGKVGLIGFPYFFFFELLGPLVEFLGYIGFALFALLGWVSVPFATLFFLVAVLWGMWLNAAGVLIDNLVVHRYTRLRDTLKVAFWGSLEFVGFRQLVAIERMIGTFQLSRDRWGEIRRHRVEAGR, from the coding sequence TTGCGGTTGGGGCAGAAATTTCTCCTCAACAAGCGCCTCGTTGCGGTTGGAGGGGCGGTCCGGGTTCTGAATGGCTGCCGCGTCGAAGATGCCAGGGTGCAGGAAGTTCGGGCTCCGAAGCGCCTGATCGAGTGTGTGCAGGCAGCCGAATATATGCGGAGTTTTTTTGTGGGGCGGCTGGGTTGGCATCGGGTGGACAGCCTGTTGATCATTTCCGGTGCGTTCGGCGTCTTTCGCAAGGATTTGATGGCAGCTGTCGGGGGCTATCGAAAGACGGTCGGGGAGGACATGGACGTCGTCATCCGTTTGCATCGGCACTGCGTGGATCATGGGATTGCCTATGACGTCGGATTCGTTCCGGAGCCCGTATGCTGGACCCAGGTGCCGTCGGATATCCGCTCCTTGCTTCAGCAGCGAAACCGCTGGCAGCGGGGGCTGGTGGATTGTCTTTGGCATAACCGGGACATGTTCTTGAATCCGCGTTATGGCAAGGTCGGCCTGATCGGTTTTCCCTATTTTTTCTTTTTTGAACTGTTGGGCCCGTTGGTTGAGTTTCTGGGGTACATCGGCTTTGCTCTTTTTGCGCTTTTGGGCTGGGTCAGCGTACCGTTTGCGACCTTGTTTTTTCTGGTTGCGGTTTTGTGGGGGATGTGGCTGAATGCCGCCGGGGTTCTGATCGACAATCTTGTCGTTCATCGATATACGCGGTTGCGCGATACGCTCAAGGTGGCGTTTTGGGGGTCGCTTGAGTTCGTCGGATTTCGGCAATTGGTGGCGATCGAACGAATGATTGGAACGTTCCAGCTGTCGAGAGATAGATGGGGCGAGATTCGGCGTCACCGAGTGGAGGCCGGTCGGTGA
- a CDS encoding glyoxalase/bleomycin resistance protein/dioxygenase — MERQALAAQRSPAETQGHRSTLEEANPEPGPAPRERPRACNERQFGKVAPDESTLGGSDHSRERTIGGENLRRSIQTDAGQRKMFERFLLKRRFQRGLTKWDNGKTQRASDLARSPEHAWEPRSGSDRRRILPCPGQKNPVFFNSSVILLP, encoded by the coding sequence ATGGAGCGTCAGGCGCTTGCCGCGCAGCGCTCCCCCGCGGAGACGCAGGGCCATCGCTCTACGCTCGAGGAGGCGAATCCAGAACCGGGACCAGCGCCGCGGGAACGCCCGCGGGCGTGCAACGAGCGGCAATTCGGCAAGGTTGCTCCCGACGAGTCCACCCTCGGCGGCTCCGACCATTCGCGCGAACGCACGATTGGCGGCGAGAATCTGCGCCGAAGCATTCAGACAGACGCAGGCCAGAGGAAGATGTTCGAACGCTTCCTGCTGAAGCGTAGATTCCAGCGCGGACTGACGAAGTGGGATAACGGCAAAACCCAACGCGCCTCCGATCTGGCCCGATCCCCGGAGCATGCCTGGGAACCGCGTTCCGGCTCGGACCGGAGAAGGATTCTGCCATGTCCTGGGCAAAAAAATCCAGTATTTTTCAATAGTTCCGTAATATTGTTGCCATGA